From Chryseobacterium joostei, the proteins below share one genomic window:
- a CDS encoding MFS transporter has product MSENHHESYENMTDKQKNRTIWSVITASSLGTLIEWYDFYIFGSLAIVLATKFFPADNPTAAFLSTLATFAAGFVVRPFGALFFGRLGDIIGRKYTFLVTLLIMGFSTFLIGCIPSYKTIGFMAPVLVLILRLLQGLALGGEYGGAATYVAEYAQPHRRGYWTSWIQTTATAGLFISLIVILITKTSLSPEEFDNWGWRVPFWISILMVGVSYIIRKNMKESPLFAKAKSEGKTSKNPLKESFGNKYNFKFVLLALFGAAMGQGVIWYTGQFYAMSFLQKVMNVDSMQVDYLMATALFLGTPFFVFFGWLSDKIGRKAVMMTGMLIAILAYRPIYDSMFKSVNLENKTIASNGITEKRIAKIHNDIATDSLVTFHKETLYTDGTLIKKDSIIHWSPSGPVMKDGKAEEPKVSQTLKLSDDTKWYLVFLVFIQVIFVTMVYGPIAAFLVEMFPVRIRYTSMSLPYHIGNGVFGGLLPAVATYLVTTGKEAGHATWYLEGLWYPIGVAAVCLIIGLFYLKNKNNNLHD; this is encoded by the coding sequence ATGAGCGAAAATCATCACGAAAGCTACGAGAATATGACCGATAAGCAGAAAAACCGCACCATTTGGAGCGTGATCACTGCTTCATCTCTCGGAACATTGATAGAATGGTATGACTTCTATATTTTTGGGAGTTTGGCCATTGTTTTAGCCACAAAGTTTTTCCCTGCAGATAATCCTACAGCAGCATTTTTATCTACACTAGCCACCTTTGCAGCAGGATTTGTTGTAAGGCCTTTTGGCGCCTTGTTCTTTGGACGGCTGGGAGACATTATCGGAAGAAAATATACATTTCTTGTTACGTTACTCATCATGGGATTCTCTACATTCCTTATCGGATGTATCCCAAGTTATAAAACCATTGGGTTTATGGCTCCTGTTTTGGTTTTAATCCTAAGATTGTTACAAGGATTAGCTCTTGGAGGTGAATACGGAGGTGCCGCAACCTATGTTGCAGAATATGCACAACCTCATCGAAGAGGCTACTGGACTTCATGGATCCAAACCACCGCTACGGCAGGACTTTTCATTTCACTGATTGTTATTTTAATTACAAAAACCTCACTTTCTCCGGAAGAATTTGACAACTGGGGCTGGAGGGTTCCTTTCTGGATCTCTATTTTGATGGTAGGTGTTTCTTATATCATCAGAAAAAACATGAAAGAATCTCCACTTTTTGCAAAGGCTAAAAGTGAAGGGAAAACTTCTAAAAACCCTTTAAAGGAAAGCTTCGGTAATAAATATAACTTTAAATTTGTTCTTCTGGCCTTGTTTGGAGCCGCAATGGGACAAGGGGTAATCTGGTATACAGGACAATTCTACGCCATGAGCTTCCTGCAAAAGGTAATGAATGTAGATTCTATGCAGGTAGATTATTTAATGGCCACTGCCTTATTTTTAGGGACGCCATTCTTTGTATTTTTCGGTTGGCTATCTGATAAGATCGGAAGAAAAGCCGTTATGATGACGGGAATGCTGATTGCTATCTTGGCTTACAGGCCTATTTATGACAGCATGTTTAAAAGTGTTAATCTTGAGAATAAAACGATTGCTTCCAACGGAATTACCGAAAAAAGAATAGCAAAAATCCATAACGACATCGCAACAGACAGTTTGGTTACTTTCCACAAGGAAACTCTTTATACTGATGGAACTTTAATCAAAAAAGACAGTATTATCCACTGGTCTCCGAGCGGACCTGTAATGAAAGATGGAAAAGCTGAAGAACCGAAAGTATCCCAAACTTTAAAACTAAGTGATGATACAAAATGGTATTTGGTGTTCCTTGTATTTATTCAGGTCATTTTTGTAACCATGGTTTACGGACCTATCGCAGCATTCCTTGTTGAAATGTTCCCTGTGAGAATCCGATACACCTCAATGTCTTTACCTTATCACATTGGAAACGGGGTGTTTGGAGGACTTCTTCCGGCAGTAGCCACCTATCTTGTAACCACGGGCAAGGAAGCAGGACATGCAACGTGGTACCTTGAGGGACTTTGGTATCCGATTGGAGTTGCAGCAGTATGTTTGATCATCGGGTTATTTTATCTTAAAAATAAGAACAATAATCTTCATGATTAA
- a CDS encoding ATP-binding protein — protein MSSFALFFVVLFYLALLFLVAHLAEKKRSKLWINNPYIYALSLAVYCTAWTYYGSIGVAATSGLNYLPIYIGPIMIIPAWIYINTRIVRISRVNKISSLADFISLRYGNSRSLSAIITIVCLLAIVPYIGLQIKAISETFHLVTETPLSKDILTDNATFVVVLIALFSSYYGTRYVDASEKRLGIISAIALESFLKLFFIIILGLFVIYYVFDGFSDIYQKASQFEDFKEKNTFNGVEGAMNWMVLCMISATAICILPRQFHTAIVENRQEKHIRTAIWFFPLYLLIFTVFIFPIAWGGRLIFDGQKVNPEFYSILIPQHFDNTLITVLVFLGGLSSCISMIIISAITLSIMLSNNLIIPYGLLGKFKSENEEQNTRNITNIRKFSIFALIIMAFVFYKYFILKTSLDSVGLISFVVIAQLAPAFFGAIFWRRGSYKGAVVGLAAGLAICYFGLIIPQYYFSYNQEFKGVLRDMYNSFDFFTIPYLAKIPQIFFWSLLVNTGLFTVISVSTKGNYRERNFAELYVDIDKYIQNHENAFIWRGTAYISDIQNILERFLGKNKTEQALRIFNLKYNIDSKTETADSRFIKFSENLLAGRIGTASAKILIEGVTKEDKISLKEVLNILEESKENISINKKLTEQSEELQKLSDDLRTANENLIVKDRQKDDFLDSVAHELRTPITAIRSAGEILADDDDIPFDIKQEFLNNIITESDRLSEIINDILYLDKLQHGEISLNIQQNNILETYKKALSPLLHLIQQKNIHLSEVNLLNQFIFEYDEARMIQLFQNIWGNALKFTDEQGTIQTKLFEKDDQLIITIFNTGKHIPEEDLEMIFDKFYQSKNQNILKPTGSGLGLAISKKIIQAHNGSIKAENSGLGVTFTISFPGKTINEIKNEVEQL, from the coding sequence ATGAGTAGTTTTGCATTATTTTTCGTAGTTCTGTTTTACCTGGCTCTTTTATTCTTAGTTGCTCATCTGGCAGAGAAGAAAAGAAGTAAGCTCTGGATCAACAATCCTTACATTTATGCACTGTCTTTGGCTGTGTATTGTACGGCATGGACTTATTACGGAAGTATTGGTGTGGCTGCTACAAGCGGATTAAACTATCTACCCATCTACATTGGTCCCATTATGATTATCCCAGCCTGGATCTACATTAACACAAGAATTGTAAGAATTTCCAGGGTTAATAAAATCAGTAGTCTTGCAGATTTTATTTCTCTTCGATACGGAAACAGCAGAAGCCTTAGTGCCATCATCACGATAGTCTGTCTTCTGGCCATTGTTCCTTACATCGGGCTACAGATTAAGGCGATTTCTGAAACTTTTCATTTGGTGACAGAAACTCCACTGTCTAAGGATATTTTAACGGATAATGCTACTTTTGTTGTAGTTCTCATTGCATTATTTTCGTCTTACTATGGAACCCGTTATGTAGATGCTTCGGAAAAGCGTTTAGGCATTATTTCAGCTATTGCCCTTGAAAGTTTTTTAAAGCTGTTTTTCATCATCATTCTTGGGCTGTTTGTAATCTATTATGTATTTGATGGTTTCTCAGACATTTATCAGAAAGCGAGTCAGTTTGAAGATTTTAAAGAAAAAAATACATTTAACGGAGTTGAGGGCGCCATGAACTGGATGGTTTTATGCATGATTTCCGCTACAGCCATTTGTATTTTGCCAAGACAGTTCCATACAGCCATTGTTGAAAACAGACAGGAAAAGCATATCAGAACCGCAATCTGGTTTTTCCCACTTTATCTTTTGATATTTACAGTCTTTATCTTTCCCATAGCATGGGGAGGAAGATTAATTTTTGATGGTCAAAAAGTAAACCCGGAGTTCTACTCTATCCTGATTCCACAACATTTTGACAATACACTGATTACTGTTTTGGTTTTTCTTGGAGGACTAAGCTCATGCATTTCCATGATCATTATTTCTGCCATTACATTGTCTATCATGCTTTCCAACAACCTTATTATTCCATATGGATTGCTTGGAAAATTTAAGTCTGAAAATGAAGAGCAAAATACAAGAAACATTACCAATATCAGAAAATTCAGCATTTTCGCTTTGATTATCATGGCATTTGTTTTCTACAAATACTTTATTTTGAAAACTTCACTGGATTCTGTAGGACTGATTTCCTTTGTAGTGATTGCCCAGTTGGCACCCGCATTTTTCGGAGCTATATTCTGGAGAAGAGGGAGCTACAAAGGTGCCGTTGTTGGGCTTGCGGCTGGATTGGCAATCTGCTATTTCGGATTGATTATTCCACAGTATTACTTCTCGTATAATCAGGAATTCAAAGGAGTTTTAAGAGATATGTACAATTCCTTTGACTTCTTCACCATTCCTTATCTGGCAAAAATTCCACAGATTTTCTTTTGGTCACTGTTGGTAAATACGGGTTTATTCACTGTTATTTCAGTCAGTACAAAAGGGAATTATCGTGAAAGAAACTTTGCAGAACTGTATGTAGATATTGACAAATACATTCAGAACCACGAGAATGCGTTCATCTGGCGAGGAACAGCTTATATTTCTGATATTCAAAATATTTTGGAAAGATTTTTAGGCAAAAACAAAACTGAGCAGGCTTTAAGAATCTTTAATTTAAAATATAATATCGATTCCAAAACCGAAACAGCCGATTCAAGATTCATAAAGTTTTCAGAGAACCTTTTGGCAGGAAGAATTGGTACAGCATCAGCCAAGATTTTAATTGAGGGGGTAACCAAAGAAGATAAAATATCCTTAAAAGAAGTATTAAATATCCTTGAAGAATCCAAGGAAAATATCAGCATCAATAAAAAACTTACGGAACAGTCTGAAGAATTACAAAAGCTTTCGGATGACCTAAGAACAGCCAACGAAAACCTTATTGTTAAAGATCGTCAGAAAGACGACTTTCTGGATTCCGTTGCCCATGAATTGAGGACCCCGATCACTGCAATCCGGTCAGCAGGAGAAATCTTGGCAGACGATGATGATATTCCTTTTGACATTAAGCAGGAATTTTTGAATAACATCATCACAGAATCAGACAGATTAAGCGAAATCATCAATGATATTCTTTATCTTGACAAGTTACAGCATGGCGAAATCTCGTTAAATATTCAACAAAATAATATTCTTGAAACCTATAAAAAGGCCCTTAGCCCACTTCTCCACCTGATCCAGCAGAAAAATATTCATTTAAGCGAGGTCAATCTTTTGAATCAGTTTATATTTGAGTATGATGAAGCAAGAATGATTCAGCTGTTTCAGAATATTTGGGGAAATGCCTTAAAATTTACAGATGAACAGGGAACGATACAAACTAAATTATTTGAAAAGGATGACCAATTGATTATTACCATTTTCAATACAGGAAAGCATATTCCTGAGGAGGATCTGGAAATGATCTTCGACAAGTTTTATCAATCCAAAAATCAGAATATTTTAAAACCGACAGGAAGCGGACTTGGG
- a CDS encoding DUF6814 family protein yields MNRLKKILGILWIVIAAVVGYFGITVLGIPKITSGKQEDLVFGIIILFVLMPIISGGMAIFGYYALTGEYSDDKI; encoded by the coding sequence ATGAACAGACTAAAAAAAATATTAGGCATTCTCTGGATCGTAATAGCGGCGGTTGTAGGATATTTCGGAATTACAGTACTGGGAATTCCAAAGATCACCTCAGGAAAGCAGGAAGATTTGGTTTTCGGGATCATTATCTTATTTGTACTAATGCCTATTATCTCAGGCGGAATGGCCATCTTCGGATATTATGCTTTAACAGGAGAATATTCTGACGACAAAATATAG
- a CDS encoding IS1/IS1595 family N-terminal zinc-binding domain-containing protein: MENTCPKCQSDKVVKSGIINEKQRFHCKNCNYYFTVKKLGKQIDDYYVTKALQLYLEGLSYREIERIIGVSHVTISSWIKKYNITRPPHSEFHPVYKILKQNELIEYIAQEENIKNSGIIITQFADKYMLIKWERFKK; this comes from the coding sequence ATGGAAAATACATGTCCTAAATGCCAGAGCGACAAAGTAGTTAAAAGTGGCATTATCAATGAAAAGCAACGCTTCCACTGCAAGAACTGCAACTATTATTTTACCGTTAAAAAACTCGGGAAACAAATTGATGATTATTATGTAACCAAGGCTCTTCAACTCTATCTTGAAGGTCTAAGTTATCGTGAAATTGAGAGAATTATTGGCGTTTCACATGTTACTATAAGTTCATGGATCAAAAAATACAACATTACAAGACCCCCTCATTCCGAGTTTCATCCTGTATATAAAATATTAAAACAAAATGAACTAATTGAATATATAGCTCAGGAAGAGAACATTAAAAATTCCGGGATTATTATTACCCAATTCGCTGATAAATACATGCTGATTAAATGGGAAAGGTTTAAGAAATAG
- a CDS encoding GNAT family N-acetyltransferase has product MEIEVSSCEHLMYVSEIQQEMYDSAQRRGTGIAKRSIEYLSKKISEGNAVVATENGEWVGFCYIETWSHGKFVANSGLIVSPKFRNGGVATQIKHKVFQLSREKYPEAKVFGLTTGLAVMKINSDLGYKPVIYSELTQDEEFWNGCKNCVNYEILMKKERKNCLCTAMLFVPDNIKGNEAVNNQPENKYYEEKSHLSV; this is encoded by the coding sequence ATGGAAATAGAAGTTTCCTCATGCGAACATCTAATGTATGTGAGTGAAATACAGCAGGAAATGTATGATTCTGCACAGCGTAGAGGAACGGGAATCGCAAAACGTTCCATCGAATATTTGAGTAAAAAGATTTCAGAGGGCAATGCTGTGGTAGCCACTGAAAACGGGGAGTGGGTAGGTTTCTGTTATATAGAAACGTGGTCACATGGGAAATTTGTTGCCAATTCGGGTTTGATTGTTTCGCCCAAATTCAGGAACGGAGGTGTTGCTACTCAAATCAAGCATAAGGTTTTCCAATTATCTAGAGAAAAATATCCGGAAGCCAAGGTATTCGGATTAACAACAGGGCTTGCCGTAATGAAAATCAATAGTGATTTGGGATATAAGCCGGTGATTTATTCAGAACTGACTCAGGACGAGGAATTCTGGAACGGCTGCAAGAACTGTGTGAATTATGAAATATTAATGAAAAAGGAACGTAAAAACTGTCTTTGTACAGCTATGTTATTTGTTCCGGACAATATAAAAGGAAATGAGGCTGTCAACAATCAGCCTGAAAATAAATATTATGAAGAAAAAAGTCATCTTAGCGTTTAG
- the argC gene encoding N-acetyl-gamma-glutamyl-phosphate reductase, which yields MKKTVGIVGANGYTGSELIRLLAFHPHVTLSFLYSRSNSGTKISDLYPDLTTVCEKVLTDKPEEVDILFLCLPHKESQNWLTQNPVKDETVVIDLGNDFRLDGNFENRDFIYGLPEINKKQLKGAKSIANPGCFATAIQLALLPLAEKGLLDEVFTTGITGSTGAGQSLQPTTHFTWRNDNVSAYKTLTHQHVDEILQQLISFNNKEVNLNFVPWRGDFARGIFTSSTVKTNLELEEIEQLYQDFYAEEPFVTISERAMDLKQVVNTNRCVIQIEKSGNVVVIHSAIDNLLKGASGQAVQNMNIAMNWEENAGLNLKPIAF from the coding sequence ATGAAGAAAACAGTAGGAATTGTAGGAGCCAATGGCTATACAGGAAGTGAGTTGATACGCTTACTGGCTTTTCATCCCCATGTGACATTGAGTTTTTTATATAGTCGTTCAAATTCGGGAACAAAAATTTCGGATCTGTACCCGGATTTAACGACGGTTTGTGAAAAGGTGTTGACGGATAAGCCTGAAGAGGTAGATATTCTTTTTCTATGTCTTCCCCATAAGGAAAGTCAGAATTGGTTAACCCAAAATCCGGTTAAGGATGAAACAGTAGTAATTGATTTGGGAAATGATTTCCGTTTGGATGGAAATTTTGAAAACAGAGATTTTATCTACGGACTGCCTGAAATTAATAAAAAACAACTGAAAGGTGCAAAAAGTATTGCAAATCCGGGATGTTTCGCAACAGCCATTCAGTTAGCATTGCTTCCATTGGCGGAAAAAGGGTTGTTGGATGAGGTTTTCACCACAGGGATCACGGGTTCTACAGGAGCCGGACAATCCCTGCAGCCAACCACTCATTTTACCTGGAGAAATGATAATGTTTCAGCTTATAAAACTTTGACGCATCAGCATGTGGATGAGATTTTACAACAGCTGATTTCATTTAATAATAAAGAAGTAAACCTGAATTTTGTTCCATGGAGAGGAGATTTTGCAAGAGGGATTTTTACAAGCTCTACAGTGAAAACAAATTTGGAGCTAGAGGAAATAGAGCAATTGTATCAGGATTTTTATGCAGAGGAGCCTTTTGTTACCATCAGTGAAAGGGCAATGGACCTAAAACAGGTTGTCAATACCAATCGCTGTGTGATTCAGATTGAAAAGAGTGGAAATGTTGTTGTTATTCACTCAGCGATTGACAATTTGTTAAAAGGAGCTTCAGGGCAGGCAGTACAGAATATGAATATTGCGATGAACTGGGAAGAAAATGCAGGATTAAACTTAAAACCTATTGCATTTTAA
- a CDS encoding argininosuccinate synthase produces the protein MKKKVILAFSGGLDTSYCAKYLSETLGYDVYAVTVNTGGFSKEEEKELERKALNLGVKEYRCVDAQEDYYNSCVKYLIFGNVLKNNTYPLSVSAERTIQAQEIAKYALEVKADAIAHGSTGAGNDQVRFDLIFQVMCPNIEIITPIRDMALSREEEIEFLKGHGYEMEFHKAQYSVNKGLWGTSVGGKETLTSRNYLPEEAFPSQIKETQPSELEIEFKNGEVVAVNGESFEHSVYAIQKIEELASAYGIGRDIHVGDTIVGIKGRVGFEAAAASVIIKAHHLLEKHTLSKYQQMMKSQLSDWYGNWLHEALFLDPVMRNIESFLGDSQKTVSGKVFVTLHPYRFILNGIESDHDLMSDKFGSYGEANRAWTGDDVKGYTKIVSNSLNIYHQINQNIN, from the coding sequence ATGAAGAAAAAAGTCATCTTAGCGTTTAGTGGAGGTCTGGATACTTCCTATTGTGCTAAATATCTTAGTGAAACACTGGGATATGATGTGTATGCAGTTACTGTAAATACCGGAGGTTTTTCTAAGGAAGAGGAAAAAGAGTTGGAGAGAAAAGCTTTAAATCTTGGGGTAAAGGAGTACAGGTGCGTAGATGCTCAGGAGGACTACTATAATTCTTGTGTGAAGTATTTAATTTTCGGGAATGTGTTGAAAAATAACACTTATCCTCTTTCTGTAAGTGCTGAACGTACGATTCAGGCGCAGGAAATCGCAAAATATGCCCTTGAAGTAAAGGCTGATGCCATTGCTCACGGAAGTACAGGTGCCGGAAATGATCAGGTTCGTTTTGATTTGATTTTCCAAGTGATGTGTCCTAATATTGAGATCATTACGCCTATTCGTGATATGGCCTTATCCCGAGAGGAAGAAATTGAGTTCCTGAAAGGTCATGGCTATGAAATGGAATTCCATAAAGCACAATATTCAGTGAATAAAGGACTTTGGGGAACTTCTGTAGGAGGAAAAGAGACTTTAACTTCAAGAAATTACCTGCCGGAAGAAGCATTTCCATCGCAAATTAAGGAAACTCAACCATCAGAATTGGAGATTGAATTTAAAAATGGAGAAGTGGTTGCTGTAAACGGAGAAAGTTTTGAACATTCCGTATATGCGATTCAAAAAATAGAAGAATTGGCTTCTGCTTACGGTATTGGGCGTGATATTCATGTAGGAGATACCATTGTAGGAATTAAAGGAAGAGTAGGATTTGAAGCAGCAGCGGCCTCAGTGATTATCAAAGCCCATCATTTATTGGAAAAACATACGCTTTCAAAATATCAGCAAATGATGAAGTCTCAATTATCCGACTGGTACGGAAACTGGCTTCACGAAGCGCTTTTCCTGGATCCTGTGATGAGAAATATTGAGTCTTTCCTAGGAGATTCCCAGAAAACGGTAAGTGGAAAAGTATTCGTAACCCTTCACCCGTACAGATTTATCTTAAACGGAATTGAATCTGATCACGACCTGATGTCTGATAAATTCGGGAGTTATGGAGAGGCGAACAGAGCATGGACAGGAGATGATGTGAAAGGGTATACAAAAATTGTAAGCAATTCCTTAAATATATATCATCAGATTAACCAAAATATCAACTAG
- a CDS encoding porin: MKKLLTFIGLALISGSMYSQGSPDYGSGLKVNLNPEGDKFIRFILWDQLWLRNTSMNPGSMVGGEPTDNSWSIGNRRLRALTYAQISKRYMILLHFGINNQTFINGGATGTSGTGGYGNGKKTQLFFHDAWNEYAVILPGEAGKFSLSLGAGLHYYMGLSRMTMASTLNFLTVDSPVFSWPLIDNSDQFARQLGMFAKGKYGKLEYRFSLNKPFATDLTPVNVTDPSRAVAVDNNGNPSFSKAGYVEYQFLDEESNTLPFKVGSYLGTKKVFNVGAGFYHQADGTRTSVNSNIEKHDITLFAVDAFADIPLGEAKNKMAVSAYAGYYNYNFGPNYVRNLGTMNIAASDPNFIGNKAIAGPGNLQPTIGTGNIIYAQAGLLLPSQAEKPKIRIQPFAAYTHKSFEAFDKSSSQFDIGANWFIDGHHAKITTQYSTRPVYTSPTESPSSKGEFILQFQIYL; encoded by the coding sequence ATGAAGAAATTACTTACATTTATTGGATTAGCCTTAATCAGCGGATCAATGTATTCGCAGGGTTCTCCTGATTATGGCAGCGGACTGAAAGTAAACCTCAATCCTGAGGGAGACAAATTCATCAGATTTATTTTATGGGACCAGCTTTGGCTAAGAAACACCTCCATGAATCCCGGAAGTATGGTTGGAGGTGAGCCTACGGATAACTCCTGGAGCATAGGAAATAGAAGGTTACGAGCTTTAACATATGCACAGATCTCTAAAAGATACATGATCCTCCTCCATTTTGGAATCAACAATCAGACTTTCATCAATGGTGGTGCTACGGGAACTTCAGGAACGGGAGGCTATGGAAACGGAAAGAAAACCCAACTGTTTTTTCATGATGCCTGGAATGAGTACGCAGTTATTTTACCTGGAGAAGCGGGAAAATTCAGTTTATCTTTAGGAGCGGGGCTTCATTACTACATGGGACTTTCCCGTATGACCATGGCTTCCACACTTAATTTCCTTACGGTTGATTCTCCTGTTTTCTCATGGCCTTTAATTGATAATTCTGATCAGTTTGCAAGGCAGCTCGGAATGTTTGCAAAGGGTAAATACGGAAAGCTTGAATATCGTTTCAGCTTAAACAAACCATTTGCAACAGACCTTACACCAGTAAATGTAACTGACCCTTCAAGAGCTGTAGCCGTAGACAATAACGGAAATCCCAGTTTTTCAAAGGCTGGATATGTAGAGTATCAATTCCTTGATGAAGAATCTAATACACTCCCATTCAAAGTAGGATCTTATCTGGGAACTAAAAAAGTATTCAATGTTGGTGCAGGGTTTTATCATCAAGCCGATGGAACAAGAACCTCTGTTAATTCCAATATTGAAAAGCATGATATTACTCTTTTTGCTGTAGATGCTTTTGCAGATATACCATTGGGAGAAGCAAAAAACAAAATGGCAGTTTCTGCCTACGCCGGATATTACAACTATAATTTTGGACCTAATTATGTAAGAAATCTGGGAACCATGAACATTGCAGCTTCTGATCCTAATTTCATCGGAAACAAAGCCATAGCAGGTCCGGGAAATCTACAGCCAACCATCGGAACAGGTAATATTATCTACGCACAGGCCGGTTTACTATTACCAAGTCAGGCAGAAAAGCCAAAAATCAGGATACAGCCATTTGCTGCGTACACTCATAAAAGCTTTGAAGCATTCGACAAATCTTCTTCACAGTTTGACATAGGAGCCAACTGGTTTATAGACGGACATCACGCAAAAATCACTACACAATATTCCACAAGGCCGGTTTACACTAGCCCTACAGAAAGTCCATCCTCAAAAGGAGAATTCATTCTACAGTTTCAGATTTACCTATAA
- a CDS encoding aspartate aminotransferase family protein: MNLFNVYPLFNINPVKAQGSFLWDDKGEQYLDFYGGHAVISIGHNHPHYQNKLKEQLEKISFYSNSVQNELQAELAEKLGQLSGYEEYNLFLCNSGAEANENALKLASFHNGKSKVLYFSGSFHGRTSAAVSVTDNPKIVAPVNFSERFIKSEWNNIEQLEETFAVHGSEISSIIIEGIQGVGGIMIPTVAFLSKIKELCEKYDVVLILDEVQSGYGRSGYFFAHQEFGVEADIITTAKGMGNGFPVGGVLISPKFQASNGLLGTTFGGNHLACAASIAVLDVMKDESLIENAQKMGEYIENEIKDLPHIKSIRRKGLMIGIELDRDCSEVRSSLLYDHHIFTGNSNDKSVLRILPALNIKKEETDLFINALKTVLEKI, encoded by the coding sequence ATGAATTTATTCAACGTATATCCATTATTTAATATCAATCCGGTTAAAGCTCAGGGATCTTTTCTTTGGGATGATAAAGGAGAACAATATCTTGATTTTTACGGTGGTCACGCAGTAATTTCCATCGGACATAATCATCCGCATTATCAGAATAAACTTAAAGAGCAATTAGAAAAAATTTCTTTCTATTCCAACTCTGTTCAGAATGAATTGCAGGCTGAATTGGCTGAGAAATTAGGACAACTTTCAGGATATGAAGAGTATAACCTTTTCTTGTGTAACTCAGGAGCTGAAGCCAACGAAAATGCCTTAAAACTGGCTTCTTTTCATAATGGAAAAAGTAAGGTCCTTTACTTCTCGGGTTCATTTCACGGAAGAACATCTGCTGCAGTTTCTGTAACGGATAACCCAAAAATTGTGGCTCCTGTCAACTTTTCAGAAAGATTCATCAAATCTGAATGGAATAATATTGAACAGCTTGAAGAAACTTTTGCAGTGCATGGAAGCGAAATTTCCTCCATCATCATTGAGGGAATTCAGGGAGTGGGAGGAATCATGATTCCTACTGTAGCATTTCTATCTAAGATTAAAGAATTGTGTGAAAAATATGATGTTGTTTTGATCTTAGATGAAGTACAATCAGGATACGGAAGAAGCGGATATTTCTTTGCTCACCAGGAATTCGGAGTAGAAGCAGATATCATTACAACTGCGAAAGGAATGGGGAATGGCTTTCCGGTTGGCGGAGTGCTAATCAGTCCAAAATTTCAGGCAAGTAATGGCTTGTTAGGAACTACTTTTGGAGGAAATCATCTGGCATGTGCGGCTTCAATTGCTGTGCTGGATGTGATGAAAGATGAAAGTCTCATCGAAAATGCTCAGAAAATGGGCGAATATATTGAAAATGAAATTAAAGATTTACCACATATTAAATCAATCCGAAGGAAAGGACTGATGATCGGGATAGAACTTGACAGGGACTGTTCGGAAGTAAGGAGTAGTTTACTTTACGATCATCATATTTTCACAGGAAACTCTAATGATAAAAGTGTCTTAAGGATTCTTCCGGCACTTAATATCAAAAAAGAGGAAACTGATCTTTTCATCAATGCTCTGAAAACAGTATTGGAGAAAATTTAA